From one Macaca nemestrina isolate mMacNem1 chromosome 3, mMacNem.hap1, whole genome shotgun sequence genomic stretch:
- the LOC112429368 gene encoding uncharacterized protein produces MQRGSQGLIPYPCEPGPPGYAPTASQRLLDATIELPYCFSWFERTRWKQTGQANEHLWGLWELSVYENHIPEKNIVLDNQQYSRCSISLGAGMKVMWYRAAANLQGNSSVTENKALKL; encoded by the exons ATGCAGAGGGGGAGCCAGGGCCTGATCCCCTACCCCTGCGAGCCAGGGCCGCCAGGTTACGCCCCCACTGCTTCCCAGAG GCTACTAGATGCAACAATAGAATTACCATATTGTTTTTCCTGGTTTGAAAGGACCAGATGGAAACAAACTGGGCAAGCCAATGAACATCtctggggattatgggaattgaGTGTCTATGAAAACCATATTCCAGAAAAGAATATAGTCTTAG ACAACCAGCAGTATTCTAGATGCTCCATCAGCTTGGGTGCTGGTATGAAGGTGATGTGGTACAGAGCTGCAGCCAACCTGCAAGGAAATAGTAGCGTGACTGAAAATAAAGCTTTGAAGTTGTAA
- the LOC105496883 gene encoding uncharacterized protein: MGTGPPGQAAVLGGRGSDAAAFPFSCPRPCSAASSSSLGPRRRRLSLGAPRVSSLHQGRADPQGPSRKVRGCCRFPQLLVAIFNPPPPPPPAFSTSRWLPD; this comes from the coding sequence ATGGGAACCGGTCCGCCGGGCCAGGCAGCGGTGCTAGGCGGCAGGGGCAGCGACGCTGCCGCCTTTCCCTTCTCCTGCCCCCGTCCCTGCTCCGCCGCGTCCTCGTCCTCGCTGggtccccgccgccgccgcctcagcCTCGGCGCTCCTCGGGTTTCGTCTCTCCATCAAGGCCGGGCCGACCCGCAGGGACCATCCCGGAAAGTGAGGGGTTGTTGCCGTTTCCCGCAGCTGTTGGTGGCCATCTttaatcctcctcctcctcctcctcctgctttctcCACCTCCCGCTGGCTGCCTGACTGA